A region of Micropterus dolomieu isolate WLL.071019.BEF.003 ecotype Adirondacks linkage group LG01, ASM2129224v1, whole genome shotgun sequence DNA encodes the following proteins:
- the LOC123970795 gene encoding small cell adhesion glycoprotein homolog — MDGYTTPPPGDVSSSSPLPEVVTKGNYTDDGPVAALIGGIVSAVLLLLICMIAVLLWCLSRHKGSYVTNEMDEDEDEDDVDGHDDESVGSDTALQSKEPLKIKEEE, encoded by the exons ATGGATGGTTACACGACTCCTCCCCCTGGAGATGTCTCAtcatcttctcctcttcctgaGGTTGTGACTAAAG GCAACTACACCGACGATGGACCAGTCGCAGCCTTAATCGGAG GGATCGTGAgtgcagtgctgctgctgctaatctGCATGATAGCAGTGCTGCTTTGGTGCCTGTCCAGACACAAAGGCTCATACGTCACCAATGAGATGGACGAAGACGAAGACGAAGACGATGTTGATGGCCACGACGATGAGTCTGTTGGTTCTGATACGGCGCTCCAGAGCAAGGAACCTCTGAAGATCAAGGAGGAGGAGTAA
- the s100b gene encoding protein S100-B: protein MGLVSSLNDWPADLSAAPSTSPPTALLQYKACGPSSAFTLRTRNRQLTPAWTDIEVKRQMTMTDLETSMATIIAVFQKYSEREGDKHKLKKSELKDLLNDELPDLMTHVKDQATLDSLMESLDTDGDAECDFQEFMTFISVVTVCCHEFFEHEDE, encoded by the exons ATGGGATTGGTCAGCAGTTTGAATGACTGGCCGGCTGACCTCAGCGCTGCACCCTCCACATCACCACCCACCGCACTGCTGCAGTATAAAGCCTGTGGTCCATCCTCAGCTTTCACTCTCCGGACTCGCAACAGACAACTAACTCCTGCCTGGACTGACATTGAG GTGAAAAGACAGATGACAATGACCGACCTGGAGACCTCGATGGCGACCATCATCGCAGTGTTTCAGAAGTATtcagaaagagaaggagacaaGCACAAGCTGAAAAAGAGCGAGCTGAAGGATCTGCTTAACGACGAGCTGCCAGATCTGATGACG CATGTGAAAGACCAGGCCACACTTGACAGCCTGATGGAAAGCCTGGACACCGACGGCGACGCCGAGTGCGACTTCCAGGAGTTCATGACATTCATCTCTGTGGTTACCGTCTGTTGCCACGAGTTCTTCGAGCACGAGGACGAGTAA